The proteins below are encoded in one region of Cucurbita pepo subsp. pepo cultivar mu-cu-16 chromosome LG10, ASM280686v2, whole genome shotgun sequence:
- the LOC111803070 gene encoding macrophage migration inhibitory factor homolog: MPCLYISTNVDLAGADSAAIFAATTSAVSSIIGKPENYVMVLLKGSVAISFGGNKEPAAFAEVVSMGGINSEVKRRLIATIGSILKEKLSVPPARFFLKVHDTTAGRPVSKL; the protein is encoded by the exons ATGCCTTGCCTTTACATCTCCACCAATGTCGATCTCGCCGGAGCCGACTCCGCCGCCATCTTCGCCGCCACAACCTCCGCCGTCTCCTCCATTATCGGCAAACCCGAGAAT TATGTTATGGTGTTGTTGAAAGGGTCGGTGGCGATATCGTTCGGGGGGAACAAGGAACCGGCGGCGTTTGCGGAGGTGGTGTCGATGGGAGGAATAAACTCAGAAGTAAAGAGGCGGTTGATCGCCACCATTGGAAGCATTTTGAAGGAGAAGCTGTCAGTTCCGCCGGCGAGATTCTTCCTTAAAGTCCACGACACGACGGCAGGTCGCCCCGTTTCAAAATTATGA